In Quercus robur chromosome 10, dhQueRobu3.1, whole genome shotgun sequence, a genomic segment contains:
- the LOC126702245 gene encoding uncharacterized protein LOC126702245: MLTVTEDFSFPKVSANPIPHFIISPSLWRVTSLVYPDYNLDVDYGRGEGFSRNNFSHVESKTKSENDAPNLESPEEKMDMLWEDFNEELQRESSIGKKKEAERFSRGGGLDYKSEVGATKEFVEFFCLQALKMSKTSKRTNMVVVLKALKKLFFLRN; the protein is encoded by the coding sequence ATGCTTACAGTCACAGAAGATTTCAGTTTCCCAAAAGTCAGTGCCAACCCCATTCCTCACTTTATAATTTCCCCATCGTTGTGGCGTGTTACTTCTCTAGTTTATCCAGATTATAATCTTGATGTAGATTATGGTAGAGGGGAAGGTTTTTCTAGGAATAACTTTTCCCATGTAGAAAGCAAGACAAAGTCTGAGAATGATGCTCCAAACTTAGAGTCACCAGAGGAGAAAATGGACATGTTGTGGGAGGACTTCAATGAGGAGCTACAAAGGGAGTCTTCCATaggcaagaagaaagaagctgAGAGATTTTCAAGGGGGGGTGGATTGGATTACAAGTCTGAAGTTGGTGCAACCAAAGAGTTTGTAGAGTTTTTCTGTCTTCAGGCCTTGAAGATGTCTAAAACAAGTAAAAGAACCAACATGGTTGTAGTTTTGAAAGCTTTGAAAAAGTTGTTTTTCCTTCGCAACTGA